A portion of the Deltaproteobacteria bacterium genome contains these proteins:
- the plsX gene encoding phosphate acyltransferase PlsX: protein MELPPVASCAMRAIAVDAMGGDLAPDEVVKGVAAASLQTNIQCVLVGDERRIQEALERTEYNPENIDILAAGEVIGMAEEPKEAVRHKRDASILVAAQLVADGRADALVSAGNTGAAVLACARHFKVIPGIRKTALASVYPRQTEYPGQDHLALLLDVGATIRCDALELVQFAVMGSAYAKRVSKVASPRVALLNMGTEPSKGSPELIEAHRTLAAMPGLNFIGNIEGNDLVRGKADVIVCEGLVGNVALKLLEGLAEVMVDMAGAAVEESWRWRLGMRMLAGGVERLRELADYTTYGGAPILGFENIFIKAHGRSPARAIANAVKVAAKAVRDGVAEEIATGLAGGR, encoded by the coding sequence ATGGAACTTCCGCCGGTAGCGTCGTGCGCTATGCGGGCGATTGCCGTTGATGCGATGGGGGGTGACTTGGCACCTGACGAGGTGGTCAAGGGAGTCGCCGCGGCCTCGCTGCAAACCAACATCCAGTGCGTGCTGGTCGGCGATGAACGCCGCATTCAAGAAGCCCTCGAACGCACCGAGTACAACCCCGAGAACATCGACATCCTTGCCGCGGGCGAAGTCATCGGCATGGCCGAGGAGCCCAAGGAGGCCGTGCGCCACAAGCGCGATGCCTCGATTCTGGTTGCCGCGCAGTTGGTTGCTGACGGCCGCGCCGACGCGTTGGTGAGCGCCGGCAACACCGGCGCCGCGGTGTTGGCGTGCGCGCGTCACTTCAAGGTCATCCCGGGCATTCGCAAAACCGCGCTGGCGAGCGTCTATCCGCGCCAGACCGAGTATCCGGGGCAGGATCACCTGGCGCTGCTGCTGGATGTCGGCGCGACGATTCGCTGCGACGCGTTGGAGTTGGTGCAGTTCGCCGTGATGGGCAGCGCCTATGCCAAGCGGGTGTCAAAGGTCGCCAGCCCGCGCGTCGCGTTGTTGAACATGGGGACCGAGCCGAGCAAAGGCAGCCCAGAATTGATCGAGGCGCACCGGACGTTGGCCGCGATGCCTGGATTGAATTTCATCGGCAACATCGAAGGCAACGACCTCGTGCGCGGCAAGGCGGACGTGATCGTGTGCGAAGGTCTGGTCGGCAACGTCGCGTTGAAGTTGTTGGAGGGCTTGGCCGAAGTGATGGTCGACATGGCTGGTGCGGCGGTGGAAGAGAGCTGGCGCTGGCGGCTCGGCATGCGCATGCTCGCTGGCGGCGTCGAGCGCTTGCGCGAACTGGCGGACTACACCACCTACGGCGGCGCGCCGATCCTCGGCTTCGAGAACATCTTCATCAAGGCGCACGGCCGCTCGCCGGCACGCGCGATCGCCAACGCCGTCAAGGTTGCGGCGAAAGCCGTCCGCGACGGCGTGGCGGAGGAAATCGCCACCGGCCTCGCGGGGGGGCGGTGA
- the proB gene encoding glutamate 5-kinase, which produces MNVQLPHKVRLLKKLRRVVVKIGSSLLSDHQRIDRARLEALVSDLCVLHDRGLDVVVVTSGAIASGVARMGLKSAPKTIPERQAAAAVGQISLMAAYETFFAARGKLIGQILLTGDDLADRRRYLNARHTIETLLAARVVPVANENDTVAVEEIKLGENDNLSALIATLVNADLLIILSDVAGLYTRDPRAHRDAELIELVEHPTARILSYASNSAGPVGTGGMASKMNAARKAALAGIATVIADGARRGVLQSIIDAQVAIGTLVLGQGDRLARRKHWIGYTLKPAGTVVVDQGASDAITQRGRSLLPKGLREVHGNFGVGECVRCVDPRGAEFARGLVNYSAAELEKIKGLHSTRIEGALGYKTTDEVIHRNDLVLTETDEFEG; this is translated from the coding sequence ATGAACGTGCAGCTGCCGCACAAAGTTCGGCTGCTCAAGAAGCTTCGCCGCGTAGTGGTGAAGATCGGCAGCAGTTTACTGTCGGACCACCAGCGCATCGATCGCGCACGGCTTGAAGCACTGGTGAGCGATTTGTGCGTGCTGCATGATCGAGGCCTCGACGTGGTCGTCGTCACCTCGGGTGCGATCGCATCAGGTGTGGCGCGGATGGGGTTGAAGAGCGCACCGAAGACGATCCCCGAACGCCAGGCCGCGGCGGCGGTCGGGCAGATCAGTCTGATGGCGGCGTATGAAACGTTCTTCGCCGCGCGCGGCAAGCTGATCGGTCAAATTCTGCTCACCGGCGACGATCTTGCCGACCGTCGCCGCTATCTCAATGCGCGCCACACCATCGAAACGCTGCTGGCCGCGCGCGTGGTGCCGGTGGCGAACGAGAACGATACGGTCGCGGTCGAGGAAATAAAACTGGGCGAGAACGACAACCTCTCGGCGTTGATCGCCACGCTGGTGAACGCTGACCTGCTGATCATTCTGAGCGACGTGGCTGGGTTGTACACGCGCGATCCGCGCGCGCATCGCGATGCCGAACTGATCGAATTGGTCGAGCATCCGACGGCGCGCATCTTGAGCTATGCGAGCAACTCAGCCGGTCCGGTCGGCACGGGCGGTATGGCGTCGAAGATGAACGCCGCGCGTAAGGCAGCGCTCGCCGGAATCGCCACCGTCATCGCCGACGGCGCGCGGCGCGGCGTCTTGCAGAGCATCATCGATGCACAGGTCGCAATCGGCACACTGGTGCTCGGGCAAGGCGATCGCTTGGCACGCCGCAAACACTGGATCGGCTATACGCTCAAGCCGGCGGGCACAGTGGTGGTCGACCAAGGCGCAAGCGACGCGATCACGCAACGCGGGCGCAGTCTGCTTCCAAAAGGGCTGCGCGAAGTCCACGGCAACTTCGGCGTCGGTGAGTGCGTCCGCTGCGTCGATCCCCGCGGCGCAGAGTTCGCGCGTGGATTGGTGAACTACAGCGCCGCCGAGTTGGAGAAGATCAAGGGCCTGCACTCGACACGCATCGAGGGCGCGCTCGGCTACAAGACCACCGATGAAGTCATTCACCGCAACGATTTGGTGCTGACGGAAACGGATGAGTTTGAAGGCTAG